One Lachnospiraceae bacterium C1.1 genomic region harbors:
- the thyA gene encoding thymidylate synthase: MSYADKVFKEMCEDILTNGTDTRGEKVRPHWEDGSSAYTIKKFGVVNRYDLSKEFPALTFRKVGLKNCVDELLWIWQKKSNNIHDLRSHIWDSWADENGSIGKAYGYQMGVKHKYREGWFDQTDRVLYDLKNNPFSRRIMTNIYNHHDLSEMGLYPCAYSMTFNVTERPGSDKLVLNAILNQRSQDVLTANNWNVVQYAVLVHMFAQVSNMEVGEFVHVIADAHIYDRHVDIIRELISREQYPAPVFKLNPDIKDFYDFTPDDVSLENYQAGEQVKNIPVAV, encoded by the coding sequence TTGAGTTACGCAGATAAAGTATTTAAGGAAATGTGTGAAGACATTCTTACAAATGGTACTGATACCAGGGGTGAGAAAGTAAGGCCGCATTGGGAAGACGGTTCAAGCGCATATACAATAAAAAAATTCGGTGTTGTAAACCGTTATGATCTCTCAAAGGAGTTTCCTGCACTTACATTCAGAAAAGTAGGATTAAAGAATTGTGTTGATGAACTTCTCTGGATATGGCAGAAAAAATCAAATAATATACATGATCTCAGATCTCATATCTGGGATTCCTGGGCGGATGAAAACGGCAGTATTGGAAAAGCATATGGATATCAGATGGGCGTTAAGCATAAATATCGGGAAGGTTGGTTCGATCAGACAGACAGAGTGCTTTATGATCTGAAGAATAATCCTTTTTCACGCAGGATAATGACAAATATTTATAATCATCACGACCTTTCGGAAATGGGTCTTTATCCATGCGCATATTCTATGACTTTCAATGTTACAGAAAGACCAGGAAGTGATAAGCTTGTACTTAATGCTATTCTTAATCAGCGTTCACAGGATGTACTTACAGCAAATAACTGGAATGTGGTACAGTATGCAGTGCTTGTACATATGTTTGCGCAGGTTTCAAATATGGAAGTCGGTGAATTCGTTCACGTGATCGCAGATGCTCATATTTATGACCGTCATGTTGATATCATAAGAGAACTTATCAGCCGTGAACAATATCCTGCTCCGGTTTTCAAACTTAACCCGGATATAAAAGATTTCTATGATTTTACCCCTGATGATGTTTCACTTGAAAATTATCAGGCCGGTGAGCAGGTAAAAAATATTCCTGTTGCTGTCTGA
- a CDS encoding HAD family hydrolase: protein MMKKAAIFDLDGTVSNTLEALAYCGNKALGDFSLSPIEKEHYKVLVGDGAYTLIERAVKEHGKDDKELIDKVYKRYREIFAVDCLYKAHPYEGIPELVEELRKRGLKTAVFSNKPHEEAIKTINGIGLSGKFDKILGVREGLKKKPCPDGALMIAEEFGVSPEECIYLGDTNTDMKTGKSAGMFTIGVLWGFRERAELEENHADAIISHPSEVLSYID from the coding sequence ATGATGAAAAAAGCAGCAATATTTGATCTTGACGGAACAGTAAGCAATACACTGGAGGCACTTGCATATTGCGGAAATAAGGCACTTGGGGATTTTTCTCTTTCACCTATTGAAAAAGAACATTATAAGGTTCTTGTAGGTGATGGTGCCTATACTTTGATAGAGAGAGCAGTAAAAGAGCATGGAAAAGATGATAAAGAGCTTATAGATAAGGTATATAAGCGTTACAGAGAGATTTTTGCAGTTGACTGTCTTTACAAGGCTCACCCGTATGAGGGGATCCCGGAACTGGTCGAAGAATTGAGGAAGAGAGGCCTTAAAACGGCAGTATTTTCGAATAAACCTCATGAAGAGGCAATTAAAACCATAAACGGGATCGGACTTTCCGGAAAATTTGATAAGATCCTCGGAGTCAGGGAAGGGCTTAAGAAAAAACCATGTCCTGACGGGGCTTTGATGATAGCTGAAGAATTTGGCGTAAGTCCCGAGGAATGCATTTATCTTGGTGATACAAATACTGATATGAAAACTGGAAAATCAGCAGGAATGTTTACGATCGGAGTTCTCTGGGGATTCAGGGAAAGAGCTGAACTCGAGGAAAATCATGCCGACGCCATTATCTCACATCCTTCTGAAGTTCTATCATACATTGACTAA
- a CDS encoding RNA degradosome polyphosphate kinase, with the protein MSSHKNKENAIDFRDHKYYMNRELSWMKFNERVLWEARDKNQLLFERIKMLSITASNLDEFFMVRVASLKDMVNADYKKVDIAGMTATEQLEALSHVTHEFVESQYSTYNRSLIPLLKSNGITIVMHHEDLDERQKNFCDRFFEEEVYPVLTPMAVDSSRPFPLVRNKSLNIAALLRTKKSKGDEEKHTDFAMVQVPDVLSRLVEIPGSDGNKTFILLEEIIERNMDKLFLNYDIVCAHPFRVMRNADLSIDEDEAEDLLKEIERQLKRRQWGEVIRLEVENTMDPGLLEIIKREVEVGDTDIYYINGPLDLTFLMKMTGIDGFDNLKHPKWIPQKSKYMNDDDIFSQIRDHDILLSHPYDSFEPVMDLIRTAARDKDVLAIKMTLYRVSGNSPIIAALAQAAENGKQVSVLVELKARFDEEHNITWAKMLEKAGCHVIYGLVGLKTHSKIALVVRREEEGIRRYVHLGTGNYNDSTAKLYTDMGLLTCSVPIGEDATAVFNMLSGYSEPISWNRLLLAPLWLKDRFIYLIDREAENARNGREAHIIAKMNSVSDPDIIEALYRASAAGVKIDLIVRGICCLKVGIPGVSENITVRSIVGFFLEHSRIFYFLNEGREEFYMGSADWMPRNLDRRVEICFPVEKAELREDLRHFLQTELDDNIKASVLQPDGSYLRPAKYGHPAVNSQQVFMDEAKAAAKIRKELLPDRVFVPETKYNDEKSSNI; encoded by the coding sequence ATGTCATCTCATAAAAATAAGGAAAATGCTATAGATTTCCGTGATCATAAATATTATATGAACCGCGAGCTTTCCTGGATGAAATTCAATGAACGCGTTCTCTGGGAGGCAAGAGATAAAAACCAGCTTCTTTTTGAAAGAATAAAGATGCTTTCGATAACCGCGTCAAATCTGGATGAATTTTTCATGGTTCGCGTTGCCTCTCTTAAGGATATGGTAAATGCCGACTATAAAAAGGTCGATATTGCCGGAATGACTGCAACAGAGCAATTGGAGGCTCTTAGTCATGTGACGCATGAATTTGTTGAATCGCAGTATTCAACCTATAACCGCTCACTTATTCCACTACTTAAGAGCAATGGGATAACTATAGTAATGCATCATGAGGACCTTGATGAAAGGCAGAAAAATTTCTGTGACAGATTTTTTGAAGAAGAGGTTTATCCCGTTCTGACTCCGATGGCTGTGGATTCTTCAAGACCTTTCCCGCTTGTCAGAAATAAATCCTTGAATATAGCGGCTTTATTAAGAACCAAGAAATCAAAGGGGGATGAGGAAAAGCATACCGATTTTGCCATGGTACAGGTTCCGGATGTACTTTCCAGACTTGTTGAGATTCCCGGTAGTGATGGAAATAAGACTTTCATCCTACTCGAGGAGATCATTGAGCGAAATATGGATAAGCTCTTCTTAAACTATGATATAGTATGCGCTCATCCTTTCCGTGTAATGAGAAATGCAGATTTGAGTATTGATGAAGATGAGGCTGAGGATCTGCTTAAAGAAATCGAGAGGCAGTTAAAGAGACGCCAGTGGGGCGAGGTTATCAGACTTGAAGTAGAAAATACCATGGATCCGGGACTGCTCGAGATAATAAAAAGAGAAGTTGAAGTGGGAGACACTGATATTTATTATATAAATGGTCCTCTGGATCTGACTTTTCTTATGAAAATGACGGGAATTGACGGTTTTGATAACCTTAAACATCCTAAATGGATTCCGCAGAAGTCCAAGTACATGAATGATGATGATATATTCAGCCAGATCAGGGATCATGATATCCTTCTTTCTCATCCTTATGACAGTTTTGAGCCTGTAATGGATCTTATCAGGACAGCTGCCAGAGATAAGGATGTACTTGCTATCAAGATGACTCTTTACAGGGTCAGTGGAAATTCGCCGATCATTGCAGCGCTTGCACAGGCAGCGGAAAACGGAAAACAGGTTTCTGTTCTTGTTGAGCTTAAGGCGAGATTTGATGAGGAGCATAATATAACCTGGGCCAAGATGCTTGAAAAAGCAGGATGTCATGTTATTTACGGACTGGTTGGACTGAAGACACATTCAAAGATCGCACTTGTGGTCAGAAGAGAGGAAGAAGGGATCAGAAGGTATGTCCATCTGGGTACCGGAAACTACAATGATTCCACAGCAAAGCTTTATACTGATATGGGACTTTTAACCTGTTCAGTACCGATAGGCGAGGATGCTACGGCTGTATTTAACATGCTTTCAGGTTATTCTGAGCCAATCTCCTGGAACAGGCTGTTATTGGCGCCTTTATGGCTCAAGGACAGATTTATTTATCTCATTGATCGTGAGGCGGAGAATGCCAGAAATGGCAGAGAAGCTCATATCATAGCTAAAATGAATTCGGTAAGTGATCCGGATATTATTGAGGCTTTATACAGGGCTTCGGCAGCGGGTGTTAAAATAGACCTGATCGTCAGAGGAATATGCTGCCTTAAGGTCGGTATCCCTGGTGTTTCCGAAAATATCACGGTACGCTCGATAGTTGGATTTTTCCTCGAGCACAGCAGAATTTTCTATTTCTTAAATGAGGGCAGAGAGGAATTTTATATGGGTTCTGCAGACTGGATGCCACGTAATCTTGACCGAAGAGTTGAGATCTGCTTCCCGGTTGAAAAGGCTGAACTCAGGGAGGATCTGAGGCATTTTCTTCAGACAGAACTTGACGATAATATAAAGGCTTCTGTATTACAGCCTGACGGTTCATATCTAAGACCTGCAAAGTATGGACATCCTGCTGTTAATTCGCAGCAGGTATTTATGGATGAAGCCAAAGCAGCAGCAAAAATAAGAAAGGAACTTCTTCCGGACAGAGTATTTGTCCCGGAAACGAAATATAATGATGAAAAAAGCAGCAATATTTGA
- a CDS encoding bifunctional (p)ppGpp synthetase/guanosine-3',5'-bis(diphosphate) 3'-pyrophosphohydrolase: protein MANQVFDNSRMCPNFCFNTPEDLYKSLIDIIHKYHPSDDISLIEKAYRVASEAHKDQLRKSGEPYIIHPLWTAIILADLEMDKETIVAGLLHDVVEDTIMTVDDLKEQFGDDVAHLVDGVTKLSKLKYQGDKVEFQADNLRKMFLAMAKDIRVILIKLADRLHNMRTLKYQPQPKQIEIARETLDIYSPIAQRLGISKIKIELDDLSLKYLKPDFYYDLAEKIAIRRSEREQFVEDIVKEVKEKIKEAGIEGKVNGRVKHFFSIYKKMVNQNKTLDQIYDLFAVRIIVNSVRDCYAALGVIHEMYKPISGRFKDYIAMPKMNRYQSLHTTLISTNGQPFEIQIRTAEMHRVAEYGIAAHWKYKEASDGKKVSGNNEEAKLTWLRQILEWQQNMSDNKEFMNLLKSDLNLFSDYVYCFTPSGDVKNLPAGSTPIDFAYSIHSAVGNKMVGARVNGKLVTIDYVVQNGDRVEIITSQNSNGPSHDWLKIVRSSQARTKINQWFKNELKEDNIIRGKEAFADYCKAHSIVISDIMKPEYMEAVMRKYGFRDFDAVYAAIGHGGLKEGQVINKMVERYQNDHKKQITDDEILNGIDSASRKNLEIRNRGGIVVKGIADVSVHFSKCCNPLPGDEIVGYITRGRGVSIHRTDCVNVMNMNEIDRKRLIEAEWQKSEGKSEQYLADIDIYAHNRSGLIVDISKVFSDLGIEIESMNTRTSKQGVVTISLSFNIHNTEELSGITKRLRSVQSVVDIERTTG from the coding sequence ATGGCAAATCAGGTTTTTGATAATAGCAGAATGTGTCCAAATTTCTGTTTCAATACGCCAGAGGACCTGTATAAAAGCCTTATAGATATTATTCATAAATATCATCCTTCAGATGATATTTCTCTTATTGAAAAGGCATACAGGGTTGCTTCGGAAGCACATAAGGATCAGCTTAGGAAAAGCGGAGAGCCGTATATCATCCATCCTTTGTGGACGGCGATCATACTTGCTGACCTGGAAATGGACAAGGAAACGATCGTTGCAGGTCTTCTTCATGATGTTGTAGAAGATACCATTATGACGGTTGATGATCTTAAAGAGCAGTTTGGCGATGATGTTGCCCATCTTGTTGATGGAGTTACAAAGCTCAGCAAACTTAAATATCAGGGCGATAAAGTTGAATTTCAGGCGGATAACTTAAGGAAAATGTTCCTTGCCATGGCTAAGGATATCCGAGTTATTCTTATCAAACTGGCAGACCGTCTTCATAATATGAGGACGCTCAAATATCAGCCTCAGCCTAAACAGATCGAGATTGCAAGAGAAACTCTTGATATATATTCTCCGATAGCTCAGAGGCTTGGTATTTCAAAAATAAAGATTGAGCTTGATGATCTTTCACTTAAGTACCTTAAGCCTGATTTTTATTATGATCTTGCTGAAAAGATCGCTATCAGACGTTCAGAGCGTGAACAGTTTGTTGAAGATATCGTTAAAGAAGTTAAGGAAAAGATCAAAGAAGCAGGTATTGAGGGCAAGGTAAACGGACGAGTTAAACATTTCTTTTCCATTTATAAGAAAATGGTAAATCAGAACAAGACACTTGATCAGATTTACGATCTTTTTGCGGTAAGGATAATTGTTAATTCGGTCAGGGACTGTTATGCTGCACTTGGTGTGATCCATGAAATGTATAAGCCTATTTCGGGACGTTTCAAGGATTATATTGCTATGCCGAAGATGAACAGATATCAGTCGCTTCATACGACGCTTATCAGTACCAACGGACAGCCTTTTGAAATACAGATACGTACGGCAGAGATGCATCGTGTTGCTGAATATGGTATCGCGGCGCATTGGAAATATAAGGAAGCATCTGACGGAAAGAAAGTCAGTGGAAATAATGAAGAGGCAAAGCTTACATGGCTCAGACAGATTCTTGAATGGCAGCAGAACATGTCTGATAATAAGGAGTTCATGAATCTTCTTAAGAGTGACTTAAACCTCTTTTCTGACTATGTTTACTGTTTTACTCCTTCCGGAGATGTTAAAAACTTACCTGCAGGTTCGACACCGATTGATTTTGCCTACAGCATTCATTCAGCTGTTGGTAATAAGATGGTCGGAGCAAGGGTTAACGGTAAGCTTGTAACTATTGATTATGTGGTTCAGAATGGTGACAGAGTTGAGATAATCACCAGCCAGAACTCAAACGGTCCAAGTCATGACTGGCTTAAGATCGTAAGGAGCAGTCAGGCCAGAACAAAGATCAATCAATGGTTTAAGAATGAATTAAAAGAAGACAACATAATTCGCGGTAAAGAAGCGTTTGCCGATTATTGTAAGGCACATTCTATTGTTATTTCCGATATTATGAAGCCTGAATATATGGAAGCTGTGATGAGAAAGTATGGCTTCCGTGATTTTGATGCTGTCTATGCTGCAATCGGACATGGCGGACTTAAAGAAGGTCAGGTCATCAATAAGATGGTCGAAAGATATCAGAACGACCACAAAAAACAGATTACAGATGATGAGATATTAAACGGTATTGATTCTGCAAGCAGGAAAAATCTGGAAATCCGTAACCGCGGCGGTATTGTGGTTAAAGGAATAGCAGATGTTTCTGTACATTTTTCAAAATGCTGTAATCCTTTGCCTGGAGATGAAATAGTCGGCTATATAACAAGGGGACGTGGTGTTTCGATTCACAGAACAGACTGCGTCAATGTTATGAATATGAATGAGATTGACAGAAAGCGCCTCATTGAGGCTGAGTGGCAGAAGAGCGAGGGCAAGAGCGAACAGTATCTTGCCGACATCGATATCTATGCTCATAACAGAAGCGGACTTATTGTCGATATTTCAAAGGTTTTCTCAGATCTTGGAATAGAAATAGAGTCTATGAACACCAGAACCAGTAAACAGGGTGTTGTGACCATTTCGCTTTCGTTCAATATTCATAATACAGAAGAGCTTAGCGGTATAACGAAGAGATTAAGGTCTGTTCAGAGTGTCGTGGATATTGAAAGGACTACAGGATGA
- a CDS encoding ATP-binding cassette domain-containing protein: MIAANNVTYRVGKKALFEEVNIKFTEGNCYGLIGANGAGKSTFLKILSGSLETTSGDIEITPGQRLSFLEQDHFKYDEFDVLDTVIAGNQRLYDIMKEKEAIYAKEDFSDEDGIRASELEGEFAEMNGWEAESDAESLLNGLGIETEYHHEIMKNLDGSKKVKVLLARALFGNPDILLLDEPTNHLDLSAIEWLEEFLINFQNTIIVVSHDRYFLNKVCTHTADIDYGKITLFAGNYDFWYESSQLIIQQRKEANKKKEEKIKELQEFISRFSANASKSKQATSRKRALEKIELDDMKPSSRKYPYVDFRPDREIGNEVLTVEKLSKTIDGVKVLDNISFTLGHDDKVAFVGANEKAATVLFQILMGEMEPDEGNYKWGVTTSQAYFPKDYNKEFANEYTITEWLTGYSPVKDVTYVRGFLGRMLFPGEDGVKKVSVLSGGEKVRCLLSRMMISGANCLVLDEPTNHLDMESITALNNGLIKFKGVELFTCHDHQFVQTTANRIMEITDEGQLIDKMTTYDEYLESNVSAKKSIVYEADREDDDV, translated from the coding sequence ATGATCGCAGCAAATAATGTAACATACAGAGTTGGAAAGAAGGCACTTTTTGAAGAGGTTAACATTAAATTTACCGAAGGAAACTGCTATGGTCTTATCGGCGCGAACGGTGCCGGAAAATCTACCTTTCTGAAGATTCTTTCCGGAAGTCTTGAGACTACTTCAGGTGATATAGAAATAACTCCCGGTCAGAGACTTTCATTTTTGGAACAGGATCACTTCAAATATGATGAGTTTGATGTACTTGATACCGTAATTGCCGGAAATCAGAGACTTTACGATATCATGAAAGAAAAAGAAGCTATCTATGCAAAAGAAGATTTTTCCGATGAAGATGGAATAAGAGCTTCAGAGCTCGAGGGTGAATTTGCTGAAATGAACGGATGGGAAGCAGAATCTGACGCTGAATCCCTTCTTAACGGTCTTGGAATTGAGACTGAGTATCATCATGAGATCATGAAGAATCTCGATGGCTCAAAGAAGGTCAAAGTTCTCCTTGCCAGAGCCCTTTTCGGAAATCCGGATATTCTTCTTCTCGATGAGCCTACTAACCACCTTGATCTCAGTGCTATTGAGTGGCTTGAAGAGTTTTTGATCAATTTCCAGAATACGATCATTGTTGTATCCCATGACCGTTATTTTCTTAATAAGGTTTGTACGCATACAGCTGATATTGACTATGGAAAGATCACACTTTTCGCTGGAAACTACGATTTCTGGTATGAGTCCAGTCAGCTCATCATCCAGCAGAGAAAAGAAGCCAACAAGAAGAAGGAAGAGAAGATCAAAGAACTTCAGGAGTTCATTTCACGTTTCTCGGCTAACGCTTCAAAGTCAAAGCAGGCTACTTCAAGAAAGCGTGCCCTTGAAAAGATCGAACTTGATGATATGAAGCCTTCATCCAGAAAATATCCTTATGTTGATTTCAGACCGGACAGAGAGATTGGAAATGAGGTTCTTACAGTAGAGAAGCTTTCAAAGACGATCGATGGTGTTAAAGTTCTTGATAATATAAGCTTCACTCTTGGTCATGATGATAAGGTTGCTTTTGTTGGAGCAAATGAGAAGGCTGCAACAGTTCTTTTCCAGATTCTTATGGGTGAGATGGAACCTGATGAAGGAAATTATAAATGGGGTGTTACAACCTCACAGGCATATTTCCCTAAGGACTACAATAAGGAATTTGCCAATGAATATACGATAACAGAATGGCTTACCGGATATTCACCTGTTAAAGATGTTACTTATGTAAGAGGATTCCTTGGAAGAATGCTTTTCCCCGGTGAAGACGGAGTTAAGAAAGTCAGTGTTCTTTCAGGAGGAGAGAAGGTAAGATGCCTTCTTTCAAGAATGATGATCTCAGGTGCTAACTGCCTTGTACTTGATGAGCCTACAAACCATCTCGATATGGAATCGATCACTGCTTTGAATAATGGTCTTATCAAGTTTAAGGGTGTAGAGCTTTTCACATGTCACGATCATCAGTTTGTACAGACAACCGCAAACCGTATTATGGAAATCACAGATGAGGGCCAGCTTATAGACAAGATGACCACTTATGACGAATATCTCGAGTCTAATGTGTCAGCCAAGAAGTCAATTGTCTATGAAGCTGACAGAGAAGACGATGATGTATAA
- a CDS encoding EAL domain-containing protein: MKLTEKTMMYNFNIGFHFVGIALLLMLLSMSDWHKTVRTVSNKAYLMMFVESFASIVLDILSILSTNFNRFLPNWVTPLICRLYLISLVVVAMSILRYVTIQSHPEGIKFKYFFHITEGIMVLFCLGVLFSPIYSYYDLASVYILGLSTEICAVGAVSFMLVAIAETFIFWNLIPDRKRNAILFTACGTLIIAIIQGLYHGLELTSLYLGMSMVYVFFSLENPRDYLDKDSGAFNKMAFEVTMKEKFRDNKKFSVIVIRFYELRYLRNLFGTEKYNSLRKKIISYLTHFEASTAYILGEHETIVMFENRDSFETARKEIGERFRVPWNIEGISLEIKKSMLIIPEVNIPDTIKDCRQMFDYFRDKLMRGPVGNTIYVGITEMSEKRKNDKVNELLKEALKEDRVASSYQLIYDKSSGKPVAVETLLRVLDNGTNGNYLDNNDIFHMTEHDGLINEIAEKHFESVCQMIREVHPDKYGIRRVTVNLSAFQCMQKDMPNSFIYIMERYGIPATYFCFEISSDALQAGGVVIRQNIARLTSAGCSVLLDRFGEQNMDIRIFIDLPISGVKIDSRVVFSLYANNYMKNAVELIGKIAGELSKKLIIYGIEDDNIYRMVSDFDSQMVQGNYFSGLMSEREFKKYLENKEA, translated from the coding sequence ATGAAGCTGACAGAGAAGACGATGATGTATAATTTTAATATTGGTTTTCACTTTGTTGGTATTGCACTGCTTCTTATGCTTTTGTCCATGTCGGACTGGCATAAGACGGTGCGGACTGTATCTAATAAGGCATATCTTATGATGTTTGTAGAATCTTTTGCGAGCATTGTATTAGATATACTTTCTATACTATCGACTAATTTCAACCGCTTTTTACCAAACTGGGTAACACCGCTTATCTGCAGACTTTACCTGATTTCGCTGGTGGTTGTAGCGATGTCGATATTAAGATATGTTACGATCCAGTCACATCCTGAAGGTATAAAATTCAAATATTTTTTCCATATAACAGAGGGAATAATGGTTCTCTTTTGTTTGGGTGTGCTTTTTAGTCCGATATATTCTTATTACGATCTGGCAAGCGTATATATCCTGGGTCTGTCCACTGAAATCTGTGCCGTTGGTGCGGTTTCATTTATGCTGGTTGCTATTGCTGAAACTTTTATCTTTTGGAATCTGATCCCGGACAGAAAGAGAAATGCGATTCTTTTCACTGCATGCGGCACACTTATCATTGCTATTATTCAGGGCCTTTATCACGGCCTTGAACTTACAAGTCTTTATCTCGGAATGTCCATGGTTTATGTGTTTTTCAGCCTTGAAAATCCAAGGGATTATTTAGATAAGGATAGCGGTGCTTTTAACAAAATGGCATTTGAAGTGACTATGAAGGAAAAATTCAGGGATAATAAAAAATTTTCCGTAATAGTTATTCGCTTTTATGAGCTCAGATATCTTAGAAATCTTTTTGGCACAGAAAAATACAATAGTTTAAGAAAAAAAATAATATCATATCTGACTCATTTTGAAGCTTCCACTGCTTATATTTTAGGTGAACATGAAACAATTGTAATGTTTGAAAATCGCGATTCCTTTGAAACTGCCAGAAAGGAAATAGGCGAGCGCTTTAGAGTACCCTGGAACATAGAGGGCATATCTCTTGAAATAAAAAAATCAATGCTTATAATTCCTGAAGTCAACATTCCGGACACGATAAAAGACTGCCGGCAGATGTTTGATTATTTTAGGGATAAATTAATGCGTGGACCGGTAGGAAATACTATATATGTAGGTATTACCGAAATGTCCGAAAAGAGAAAGAATGACAAGGTAAATGAGCTCCTTAAAGAAGCACTTAAGGAGGACAGGGTAGCATCGAGTTATCAGCTTATCTATGATAAGTCAAGCGGAAAACCGGTTGCAGTAGAAACGCTTTTAAGGGTGCTTGACAATGGTACAAATGGAAATTATCTTGATAATAATGATATTTTCCATATGACTGAGCATGATGGTCTGATAAATGAAATTGCTGAGAAGCATTTTGAAAGCGTATGTCAGATGATAAGGGAAGTTCATCCTGACAAGTATGGTATCAGGAGAGTTACAGTAAATCTTTCGGCTTTCCAATGTATGCAGAAAGATATGCCTAACTCATTCATATACATTATGGAACGCTATGGTATACCGGCTACGTATTTCTGTTTTGAAATTTCCAGTGATGCACTTCAGGCGGGGGGCGTAGTCATAAGGCAGAATATTGCAAGGCTTACATCGGCAGGCTGTTCTGTACTCCTTGATCGTTTTGGTGAGCAGAACATGGACATTCGTATTTTCATTGATCTGCCTATATCAGGTGTCAAGATCGACTCAAGAGTTGTTTTTTCACTTTATGCAAATAATTATATGAAAAATGCAGTAGAGCTTATAGGAAAGATCGCCGGTGAGCTCTCAAAGAAATTAATAATATACGGAATAGAAGATGATAATATTTACAGGATGGTTTCTGATTTTGATTCCCAGATGGTTCAGGGAAATTATTTCTCGGGGTTAATGTCTGAGAGAGAATTTAAGAAATATCTTGAAAATAAGGAGGCTTGA